The proteins below come from a single Tachysurus fulvidraco isolate hzauxx_2018 chromosome 13, HZAU_PFXX_2.0, whole genome shotgun sequence genomic window:
- the LOC113657295 gene encoding macrophage mannose receptor 1-like, with translation MLCRHIALRPCVEELRSHRADMKSLFIIFLLAVGCGVAVGVIREYIYVNTEKNWTDAKLYCQNYYRDLANVTSMEENNHLMASGPGSGWIGLRRGYVLYFTNWCSTCPNLDANCIYTSESGLWNSDYCKFLKNFYCDRFLCLVTEKKTWEEARDFCRTNYTGLSSAISETSVRQLNLVTVGTENLWIGLHFMNGQWLWVNGKPLGSPVSMPSCPAQSYRCGALNTATNTLQIMNCNERLSFICYY, from the exons ATGTTATGCAGACACATTGCACTGAGACCTTGTGTAGAGGAGCTAAGGAGCCACAGAGCAGATATGAAATCgctttttatcatttttctgCTGGCGGTCGGATGTGGTGTTGCTGTAGGTGTGATAAGAGAATATATTTACGTGAACACGGAAAAAAATTGGACTGATGCTAAGTTATACTGCCAAAATTACTACAGAGATCTGGCCAATGTCACCAGTATGGAGGAAAACAATCATCTTATGGCTTCTGGACCTGGTTCTGGCTGGATTGGGCTGCGCAGGGGTTATGTTCTATATTTTACAAATTGGTGTTCTACCTGCCCTAATTTAGACGCAAATTGTATTTATACCTCTGAATCTGGATTATGGAATAGTGATTACTGCAAATTTCTAAAGAATTTCTACTGTGATCGGTTTCTGTGCCTGGTGACAGAGAAGAAGACCTGGGAAGAGGCTCGGGATTTCTGCAGGACTAATTACACTGGTTTGTCCTCTGCAATCTCGGAGACGAGCGTGAGGCAGCTGAATCTAGTGACAGTGGGGACTGAGAACCTGTGGATCGGTCTGCACTTCATGAATGGACAATGGCTGTGGGTGAACGGGAAGCCGCTGGGGAGCCCGGTCTCGATGCCTTCATGTCCAGCTCAGTCTTACCGCTGTGGAGCTCTCAACACCGCAACAAACACTTTGCAGATCATGAACTGCAATGAGAGGCTGAGCTTCATCTGCTACTACTA G